TTCAGAATCATTACTGGAAACATTGTTCCCTTCCAATTCGTTagttttgattttccttCCAATGAAATGCGAATACAATTCTGTCTGTGTTAACAAAAAGTTCAGCTTTTTAGCTTGTCTTTTGGATTCCttctcctcttcttccttctttgcCTGTTCCATAGCCTCCTTTtctatcttcttctttagatCTCTTTCTTCACGCtcattcttcttccaaaaattgGACATTTCCCTAATACCTCTTCTGGCCCTCGTTTGGAAGTCCTTTATTTGTTTGAAGTTCTTGGATTGCCATTTCTTGGCTTCTCTAGCACAAAGTGAGGAAGTTTTCCTAAAATTTGTAGATCTGATTGATTGTATTTGCTGAACCAATCTTGACATTTTCGTAGAATCCTTACGAGCCATGTCTTTCCAAATAGTTGTATAGGTGTTGTCGTAATGCCTCTGGATAGCACGGGCTTCCTTAGCATTCATTTTCATGCCGTAAGTGGGCAACCCGTGTCTAGTGTTGAATTTTCTCTTATTAGCATCATCGGCACCGTTAGCAGTATTATTGTTTAATTTCCTTCTCTTGTGGGATTCAGATCCATCCTCATCATTATCCAAATCATTACCATCCAAACCAACGTTGTTCTTCAAGGCCTCTtccctttctctttctctctTCGCATCGTTAATCAGTTTTTTCAACCTTTTGACGTGGTACTGTTTCAAAGTTATTTTGATGTTCAACTTGGAATCGATTGGATTGTAGTCGGTGACAATACAATTGGTGAACCTCCTCTTCTTAATCTTCTGATGCTTGTTTTTGTTGCACATTTTGATAAGTTCACGTACAATCTTCGGCCTATCACTGTTGAtggtaatatttttatttattttcttggaCGTTATTAAAGACAGCGAGTTCATAGATAGTTTGgtggatgaagaagaagaggaagatctctttctccttttctCGACATCGGGATTAAAGTCCTCATCGTCATTGTCATCCTGTTCTTCAAAGGCGGcgaaatcttcttcatcaagaTCCTCGatttcctcttcctcttcgtcCTCCTCtccattttcttcctcGTCATCATTGTCACTGTCAttgtcattttcattttcgttgtCGTTGTCGTTGTCgttgttgttttcattGTCGTTGTCGTTGTCTTCGTCTTCACCGTTATTGCCATCCTCGTTTTCGTCTCCATTAACAGTAACAACAGTATCGGCATGAGTTTGATCATCCTTTATGGCTTTCCCAATAGCggcagcagcagcagcatcCTTCTTTCTCGATTTTTGAATACCATTCCCACGCATGCTCTTCCCATTGGTATGCCTACCAGTACTTGCctcatcttcttccatGTCTTCTTCACCATCTTCAAGctcgtcttcatcatcttcttcatcctcgTCAGCGTCCTTTTCATTGATTATGTCCGATAAATTTgcatttttaaaagattggTATTCCGCCCATTCTTTATTGATCATGCTCATATCACGGTACAGTTTTTTAAAATGCAGGTCCTGAGAATCATTAGTGTTATCAAATTGCCAATCCTTGGATTGTTGATTCCATTCCGATATCAACTCGAACTCTTGTAGATTGATAAATTTCCAGTCCTGATAAAGTTGCTCTATCGAATCCCTTCTCTTGATACGGTTGAACTCACTGTTCAGTTGAGATAGATACGCTTGTTTCTTATCTAGCACTCTGGTGGGCGCCACATCGGCAACTCTCTCTCTGCTATTCTTCTTAGCAGACTTGCCTGCGGtagtctttgaaaaatcagATATATCCTTGTCCTCCTTATTGAGTAGAACTGCCAGTGACATGTCTATAAATGCTCTTCTATATGTCTTAAGCCTTGCTTTGCTAATATGGACAGGATCGGTAGTTACTCTTCTCTTgttacttttcttttgcctcttcctcttgttcttctcactccactttttttgttttaccCGTGAACACGTACACTATACGCTCCCACCCAAATGCCACTCACTTAAATTCCAATTCGATTCGATTCCGAGTTCGTCGTTGTCTTTGtctccttttcctttcctttttttcccacGACTTCGTGCAGTTGCATTTGCCTCTCCCActctgtcttttttttttcccatttagcttcttctttggcGTCCAGCAAGAAACTACGTTGGGCACGTCTAAGGGGCCAAGCTCTTGCAACCGTAACTTATACTTACATCTACATACACATACATCATATATCGTAAATTTACAACAGAACATAGCTTATCCAAGACATGAAGAAGACGCCGGCTGTGACGCTGGCGCGCGATCCAAAAAGAAGTGTCTTTGATGACTATACAGACCATTCAGCTTCAGAACAGACGTAACTCAGCATCATTCTCTTGCGTTCTTTTACCATTTCTCTTGCCCTTTTGTcgtatttttctcttctatAGTATGAGTACTTCCTGTTTTTCACCTTCCACGTGGATATTTTCACGTTTGCGCGCTGcgtctttctttttcttttctggtGACTAATCGGTGGTCCATCGCTGGCCAATGAAGCATATAACTGATGTTTAACATTTAAATCTTGGTTTAGACGGCATCATCTAAGCGTTATTCTCATCGTATAGTAtcgaaaaaagaaaatagtaTCATAGCACAGAGGCATGTCAACGTTTGGGAAACTGTTCCGCGTCACCACATATGGTGAATCGCATTGTAAGTCTGTCGGTTGCATTGTCGACGGTGTTCCTCCAGGAATGTCATTAACCGAAGCTGACATTCAGCCACAATTGACCAGAAGAAGACCGGGTCAATCTAAGCTATCGACCCCTAGAGACGAAAAGGATAGAGTGGAAATCCAGTCCGGTACCGAGTTCGGCAAGACTCTAGGTACACCCATCGCCATGATGATCAAAAACGAGGACCAAAGACCTCACGACTACTCCGACATGGACAAGTTCCCTAGACCTTCCCATGCGGACTTCACGTACTCGGAAAAGTACGGTATCAAGGCCTCCTCTGGTGGTGGCAGAGCTTCTGCTAGAGAAACGATTGGCCGTGTCGCTTCAGGTGCCATTGCTGAGAAGTTCTTAGCTCAGAACTCTAATGTCGAGATCGTAGCCTTTGTGACACAAATCGGGGAAATCAAGATGAACAGAGACTCTTTCGATCCTGAATTTCAGCATCTGTTGAACACCATCACCAGGGAAAAAGTGGACTCAATGGGTCCTATCAGATGTCCAGACGCCTCCGTTGCTGGTTTGATGGTCAAGGAAATCGAAAAGTACAGAGGCAACAAGGACTCTATCGGTGGTGTCGTCACTTGTGTCGTGAGAAACTTGCCTACCGGTCTCGGTGAGCCATGCTTTGACAAGTTGGAAGCCATGTTGGCTCATGCTATGTTGTCCATTCCAGCATCCAAGGGTTTCGAAATTGGCTCAGGTTTTCAGGGTGTCTCTGTTCCAGGGTCCAAGCACAATGACCCATtttactttgaaaaagaaacaaacaGATTAAGAACAAAGACCAACAATTCAGGTGGTGTACAAGGTGGTATCTCTAATGGTGAGAACATCTATTTCTCTGTCCCATTCAAGTCAGTGGCCACTATCTctcaagaacaaaaaacCGCCACTTACGATGGTGAAGAAGGTATCTTAGCCGCTAAGGGTAGACATGACCCTGCTGTCACTCCAAGAGCTATTCCTATTGTGGAAGCCATGACCGCTCTGGTGTTGGCTGACGCGCTTTTGATCCAAAAGGCAAGAGATTTCTCCAGATCCGTGGTTCATTAAAGATAGAAACAAAACCCCTCAAGAGTTAtgtatatttatatacGCATGTATATGTATTAGTGCACGTAATAAAACGgcaacaaaaaacaaaaagttgACATATTATCGgtacttttattttcgtaTCGGTTCAATTATATTATATGTTAGATATACAAAGTTTTTTATAtgtaattattttttctgctactttaaagaaaatgtcacaaaatcaaataaaaaGCTTATAAATCTTCAGTAATAAAACCCTTGTGAGAAACGTAGATACCGTCCAAAAATTTACGGATATCCTTGTTTCTGACACGAcagatttgttgcaagtCAGCAGCGTTTTGGGAAACGTCTTCGACAGAGTTACCTGACAAGACAATTTCGTCCTTAACGTTGGTGGAAAATTCGATAGTAACACCATCTCTAACTGGAACGTTTCTGATCTTCTTGTCACCCAAAAAGTTTCTGACTTCAATGAATTTGGCACCATCCTTTTCAACAATGTTGACGTTGATTGGGAAATGCGCGTAGACGTATCTCATCTTGTACTTGTAACCCTTGGTGACACCAGTGATCATGTTGTCAACCAAAGACTTGACGGTTCTCAAAGCAGCAACGTGCTTTCTGCCACCGTTGTGAACAGCAACCTTGATCAATTGGTTGTTGACCTTGGTGAAGGTAACATCAATGTGCTTCAAGTTCTTGGTCAAAGTACCTCTTGGACCAACAACCTTGACGATTCTGGACTTGATGCTGACAGTGACACCTTCTGGGACTTCGATTTGTTGTTCAGTTTGGATGTATTTCATGATTGAACTTCTGGTACGGGCTTCTTGATTTCAGAAGCTTTTTACACACTAAtttaatatcaaaaaattgaattgaGTGTAAAATATACTATTATACAATACAGGCGCGCCAGCGTCTCTGCCACATTGCCTCTGACCTCCGCAGTTCCGCTGTGCTGCATGTGTGTGTATGCCAATATTGGGATGATGGGAGGATGTTGGAAATTTCATCGCTTCTTCGCGTCAGTGAAATTTTCCacagaaaaatgaaatgaCAAAATGAGaaaggatgaaaaaaatgtttcaaaaaattaaaaaataaaccCAAACATTTCTGGAAAACAGTcttacaaaataaaaaagaagaacgaCACCAAAATTAGCATCAgtacaattttttctcctcTATACGCAGGACAAATACTCTCTGCCCAATGCTCTTTTACAaacctttctttttgatatgAGATGAAGGATTACTTTTGATCTTAATAATCAAATAGGTAGTAACTATAATATTGGATATCAGCTGTGCTACCATAAGCGACACAAACCCCACAATCAGATAACTATACGTCGCCTCATTTATATCTCGCCTATCACTTtccatttgaagaagtgTGGTATCGCTCACTATCTGGAAAAGGCCGTCAGAGACGGTATTCAATGCTTTCACCACCTGCGGTGTCATTTGATTGACCAAATGCAACAACATGTCAGGATCGAGCTTATCATTGTAGGTCATCTTTATCGTTACAGATTTTTCAGTATCAATCGAGCTCCACGATCCGTCATAGACTAAATTTATGAAACATATCAAGAACTCATTACAGTTCCCAGGATTAACTTCGATGACCGACGTCCCGCTCGCTAgatttttcttgcttcttAACAAATCACCATTCTTGTTATTAAAAACACTGAAGCCCAGTGATTGCCTCCCACGCTCGTGACTGGTTCCTCCGAACCTGCTGGAGTCTGTTTCTTCTTGCAACACGTCCATTACATggatttcaaaaacaaCCTCCCTAGACGCGTCATTCATGCCTGCATTAAACACGGTACAGAACGCTCCGTCAGAAGCACTGTTGTTAGAGCTATATTCGAAATCTTCGTACAGGGCTGCTCCTAGCAGCAACGAGCGTTTAATAGGCGGCACTTTGAACGACAGCTTATTATTGAATATCGGCATATATACTTCTCTGGAGCTTACGTCGCTACTTAATTCCGCACTTGTAATAAATAGTATGCTCATGAAAAGCAATATTCGACCTAGTAAATGCGGCCTACTGCACGCCTTCCATCCTCGGAGCCCCATTCGCCTATCTGTCAGTGGTATTTCCTTTGTCTGAGCAATGTTCAAGGAAGCTTTTTCCATGTTTTCACAATGACACAGAGAAACTAGGCCTTAAAGACGGTAGAATCTGTAAGGAGAGGCAAAAACCAGAAACTTTTCATAAGATTCAGTAAAGTCTTTTTACTACTAGAGTGTACggcttttattttattttgaacaCAACTACAGCCTCACCAcggtatttttttttcctttgaagAAGTATCAACGACTTAGGGTGCAATAGCATTACCCATCCCCACATTATGATGCATTATTAAACTTAACTTTACTGGCATTGGCTACCGTCGCCGGGCCGAGGGTACAAAATCGAGAAGTCATAAAATCAGGGTTATATGTAAAATACAGTAGGGCATAGCATTATATAACGGGGTTCTTAAATAGGGctgaaagaagaatattaggTAAAAATTCTACATTTCTACGAGCCCTGttttattgatatttcaaTATAAATACAATAGTATAACAATAGTGTAATAATAGTAGATGAATCCTAAAAATTGTAGGCAGAAGTAGATAAGA
This sequence is a window from Saccharomyces cerevisiae S288C chromosome VII, complete sequence. Protein-coding genes within it:
- a CDS encoding uncharacterized protein (hypothetical protein; conserved among S. cerevisiae strains; YGL149W is not an essential gene), whose amino-acid sequence is MSINALLYVLSLALLIWTGSVVTLLLLLFFCLFLLFFSLHFFCFTREHVHYTLPPKCHSLKFQFDSIPSSSLSLSPFPFLFFPRLRAVAFASPTLSFFFPI
- the ARO2 gene encoding bifunctional chorismate synthase/riboflavin reductase [NAD(P)H] ARO2 (Bifunctional chorismate synthase and flavin reductase; catalyzes the conversion of 5-enolpyruvylshikimate 3-phosphate (EPSP) to form chorismate, which is a precursor to aromatic amino acids; protein abundance increases in response to DNA replication stress); this encodes MSTFGKLFRVTTYGESHCKSVGCIVDGVPPGMSLTEADIQPQLTRRRPGQSKLSTPRDEKDRVEIQSGTEFGKTLGTPIAMMIKNEDQRPHDYSDMDKFPRPSHADFTYSEKYGIKASSGGGRASARETIGRVASGAIAEKFLAQNSNVEIVAFVTQIGEIKMNRDSFDPEFQHLLNTITREKVDSMGPIRCPDASVAGLMVKEIEKYRGNKDSIGGVVTCVVRNLPTGLGEPCFDKLEAMLAHAMLSIPASKGFEIGSGFQGVSVPGSKHNDPFYFEKETNRLRTKTNNSGGVQGGISNGENIYFSVPFKSVATISQEQKTATYDGEEGILAAKGRHDPAVTPRAIPIVEAMTALVLADALLIQKARDFSRSVVH
- the RPL9A gene encoding 60S ribosomal protein uL6 RPL9A (Ribosomal 60S subunit protein L9A; homologous to mammalian ribosomal protein L9 and bacterial L6; RPL9A has a paralog, RPL9B, that arose from a single-locus duplication) is translated as MKYIQTEQQIEVPEGVTVSIKSRIVKVVGPRGTLTKNLKHIDVTFTKVNNQLIKVAVHNGGRKHVAALRTVKSLVDNMITGVTKGYKYKMRYVYAHFPINVNIVEKDGAKFIEVRNFLGDKKIRNVPVRDGVTIEFSTNVKDEIVLSGNSVEDVSQNAADLQQICRVRNKDIRKFLDGIYVSHKGFITEDL
- the RRT6 gene encoding Rrt6p (Integral membrane protein, member of the p24 family; forms complex with Erp3p, Erp5p, and Emp24p; non-essential gene identified in a screen for mutants with increased levels of rDNA transcription) gives rise to the protein MEKASLNIAQTKEIPLTDRRMGLRGWKACSRPHLLGRILLFMSILFITSAELSSDVSSREVYMPIFNNKLSFKVPPIKRSLLLGAALYEDFEYSSNNSASDGAFCTVFNAGMNDASREVVFEIHVMDVLQEETDSSRFGGTSHERGRQSLGFSVFNNKNGDLLRSKKNLASGTSVIEVNPGNCNEFLICFINLVYDGSWSSIDTEKSVTIKMTYNDKLDPDMLLHLVNQMTPQVVKALNTVSDGLFQIVSDTTLLQMESDRRDINEATYSYLIVGFVSLMVAQLISNIIVTTYLIIKIKSNPSSHIKKKGL